One window from the genome of Epinephelus moara isolate mb chromosome 21, YSFRI_EMoa_1.0, whole genome shotgun sequence encodes:
- the asap1a gene encoding arf-GAP with SH3 domain, ANK repeat and PH domain-containing protein 1a, with product MVLQQQQGAPHHLTSAQSNRQPVRLNLLTCQVKPSTEDKKCFNLISHNRTYHFQAEDEAEFVSWVSVLTNSKEEALNVAFQGGGQSSGVEEEELTKSIIDEVLRSPGNDICCDCGASDPRWISTNLGVLTCIECSGIHREMGVHVSRIQSLELDKLGTSELLLARNVGNCSFNDIMEAGLSSLSLKPTASSDMMVRKEFINAKYIDRKFVRRTVSMVTSGLNEVYEAVRSRDLLSIIQLYAEGVELLQPLPEPGKESGETALHHCVQTADPSSLHLVDFLVQNSGNLDGQTDGGNTALHYCCLYNKSECVKLLLRGKPDITITNQSGETALDIAQRLKNSQCEELLVEAVSGRFNPHVHVEYDWSLRLDELDESDDELDNKPSPVKKERSLRPQSFCPSSSLSSQEKLSLPASFVPPHRDKQRLSYGAFTDPVYSTSADTPPSPGPDTSGPSPAARSHGRGPVTGPPTSLPLTSHISGGGGSSTLKKRPPPPPPGHKRTLSDPPSPVLQGVAGKGSELTPPLGNRTSPANKFERIQQQQSATSSNTKSTLGPRVLPKLPQKVALRKIDTIHLPSVDKPSQPPDLLHKPSSSSSSSSQPDPQKSPPFIDASPKHPLTPVDSAQRAPLAEKPPSSNLPPKPHLSDLPPKPLFKDLPPKPPLSERPCPSPVAMEMQGSRLVVAAESQQEEASPWPAAEDTDEAVETPVPLPRKINSVKTKIRRVKTIYDCQADNDDELTFAEGEVIIVTGEEDQEWWIGHIEGQPDRKGVFPMSFVYILSD from the exons ATAATCGGACGTACCACTTTCAGGCTGAAGACGAGGCAGAGTTTGTCAG ttgGGTGTCTGTGCTGACCAACAGTAAGGAGGAGGCCCTGAATGTGGCGTTTCAGGGCGGAGGTCAGAGCTCaggtgtggaggaggaggagcttaccAAGAGCATCATTGACGAGGTGCTGCGGTCGCCAGGCAACGACATCTGCTGCGACTGTGGAGCTTCag ATCCTCGCTGGATCTCCACTAACCTCGGCGTCCTGACCTGCATCGAATGTTCAGGGATTCACAGAGAGATGGGAGTCCATGTGTCCAGAATCCAGAGTCTGGAACTGGATAAACTGGGAACGTCTGAGCTGCTG cttgcCAGGAATGTTGGGAACTGTAGTTTTAATGACATCATGGAGGCCGGCCTATCATCTCTGTCCCTGAAGCCGACGGCGTCCAGCGACAT gATGGTCAGGAAGGAGTTCATCAACGCCAAATACATCGACCGCAAGTTCGTCAGGCGCACCGTCTCCATGGTGACCAGCGGGCTGAACGAGGTGTACGAAGCGGTGCGATCCAGAGACCTGCTGTCAATCATCCAGCTGTATGCTGAGGGGGTGGAGCTTCTGCAGCCCTTACCTGAACCAGGGAAG GAATCAGGAGAGACAGCGTTACATCACTGTGTGCAGACAGCTgacccctcctccctccacctgGTCGACTTCCTGGTTCAAAACAG tggTAACctggacggacagacggacggagGAAACACAGCTCTGCATTACTGCTGTCTGTACAACAAGTCAGAGTGTGTGAAGCTGCTGTTGAGAGGAAAACCTGACATCACCATCA ccaatcagagtggaGAGACAGCTCTGGACATCGCCCAAAGACTGAAGAACTCTCAGTGTGAAGAACTG CTGGTGGAGGCAGTGTCCGGCAGGTTTAACCCTCACGTTCACGTTGAATACGACTGGAGCCTCCGACTGGACGAACTGGACGAGAGCGACGATGAACTGGACAATAAG cccaGTCCAGTGAAGAAGGAGCGCTCCCTCCGTCCTCAGAGTTTCTGTCCATCCTCCAGTCTGTCCTCGCAGGAGAAGCTCTCTCTGCCAGCTTCCTTTGTTCCTCCTCACAGGGACAAGCAGCGTCTCTCCTACGGGGCGTTCACCGACCCCGTCTACAGCACCTCTGCTGACACGCCTCCGTCCCCAGGGCCTGACACCTCGGGACCTTCACCTGCTGCCAGAAGCCATGGCAGAG GCCCTGTCACCGGCCCGCCCACCTCCCTGCCCCTCACGTCCCACatcagtggaggaggaggaagctccACCCTGAAGAAGAGaccccctccccctccacctGGACACAAGCGCACCCTGTCTGACCCTCCCAGCCCAGTCCTGCAGGGAGTCGCAGGTAAAG gaagtgagctgaCCCCCCCACTGGGAAACAGGACGTCACCTGCCAACAAGTTTGAGAgaatccagcagcagcagag CGCCACCTCCAGTAACACCAAGTCCACACTGGGACCCAGAGTTCTGCCCAAACTACCTCAGAAAG tgGCTTTGAGGAAGATCGacaccatccacctcccctctgtGGACAAACCCAGCCAGCCTCCAGACCTCCTTCAcaaaccctcctcctcctcctcctcctcctcccagccTGACCCCCAGAAGTCTCCTCCCTTCATTGATGCCTCCCCTAAACACCCCCTCACCCCGGTAGACTCCGCCCAGAGAGCCCCATTAGCTGAGAAACCCCCGTCATCCAACCTCCCCCCCAAACCTCACCTATCTGACCTCCCCCCAAAGCCCCTCTTCAAAGACCTCCCACCCAAACCGCCACTCAGCGAAAGGCCCTGCCCCTCCCCTGTTGCTATGGAGATGCAGGGATCCAGGCTGGTGGTGGCAGCAGAGAGCCAGCAGGAGGAGGCATCACCTTGGCCAGCAGCTGAAGATACAGATGAGGCTGTGGAGACGCCCGTCCCTCTGCCGCGTAAAATCAACTCT GTGAAGACTAAAATCCGGCGGGTGAAAACCATCTATGACTGTCAGGCTGACAACGACGATGAGCTGACCTTTGCTGAGGGAGAAGTCATCATTGTCACTGGAGAGGAGGACCAGGAGTGGTGG ATTGGACACATCGAGGGACAGCCGGACAGAAAAGGCGTCTTCCCCATGTCCTTCGTTTACATCCTCTCTGACTGA